From Virgibacillus natechei, the proteins below share one genomic window:
- the ilvD gene encoding dihydroxy-acid dehydratase, with the protein MEKDLRVKSKVFDGTMRAPNRAMLRAVGVTDDDFKKPMIGVASTWAEVTPCNVHIDDLAIRTKEGAKQAGAVPFIFNTITVSDGISMGTQGMRYSLPSRDVIADSIETVVGAENLDGLVAIGACDKNIPGCMIAIANAEVPAVFTYGGTIAPGSHNGKDIDLVSVFEGVGKNNNGDINDDELKAIECSACPGAGACGGMYTANTMASAVEAMGMSLPGSSSNPAESKEKEADCADAGEAVYHLLEQEIYPKDIMTKEAFENAITVVMALGGSTNAILHLLSIAHAAEVDLTIDDFNRIQAKVPHLADLKPSGQFVMQDLHKVGGVQGVMKLLYEAGYLYGDCLTVTGKTVAENLAEVSSLDEDQQVIMPFDNPKREDGPLIVLKGNLSPEGSVAKVSGVQVNRHTGPARVFDTEKEATEAVMDNKINEGDVLVIRYVGPKGGPGMPEMLSISSILVGKGLGEKVALLTDGRFSGGTHGLVVGHIAPEAQDGGPIAFLKEGDMVTIDSDKKEISMDVSDAELENRRASWVAPALYKKGVLGKYAHNVSSSSKGAVTDFK; encoded by the coding sequence ATGGAAAAAGATTTACGTGTTAAAAGTAAAGTGTTTGATGGTACTATGAGGGCACCGAACCGTGCGATGCTGCGGGCTGTAGGAGTAACGGATGACGATTTTAAAAAGCCAATGATCGGTGTAGCGAGTACATGGGCAGAGGTGACCCCCTGTAATGTACATATTGATGATTTGGCTATTCGTACAAAGGAAGGCGCTAAACAAGCTGGGGCTGTTCCTTTTATTTTCAATACGATAACCGTTTCTGATGGAATTTCCATGGGAACGCAAGGTATGCGTTATTCACTACCGAGCCGTGATGTGATCGCTGATTCGATTGAAACTGTAGTAGGTGCAGAGAATTTGGATGGATTAGTGGCCATTGGGGCCTGTGATAAAAATATTCCGGGCTGTATGATTGCTATTGCTAATGCGGAAGTTCCGGCTGTTTTTACGTATGGTGGCACGATTGCGCCTGGTTCCCACAATGGAAAAGATATCGATCTTGTATCTGTATTTGAAGGTGTAGGTAAAAATAATAACGGGGATATTAACGATGATGAATTAAAAGCGATCGAATGTAGTGCATGTCCTGGAGCTGGTGCGTGTGGTGGAATGTATACGGCTAATACGATGGCATCCGCTGTTGAAGCGATGGGAATGAGCCTGCCTGGTAGCTCATCAAATCCGGCAGAATCAAAAGAAAAGGAAGCTGATTGTGCGGACGCTGGAGAAGCGGTCTATCATTTGTTAGAACAAGAGATTTATCCGAAAGATATCATGACAAAAGAAGCATTTGAAAATGCTATCACAGTTGTCATGGCACTTGGCGGATCAACGAATGCCATCTTACATTTGTTATCGATCGCCCATGCGGCAGAAGTAGATTTAACGATTGACGATTTTAATAGAATCCAGGCAAAGGTGCCACATCTTGCTGATTTAAAACCAAGCGGCCAATTTGTCATGCAAGATCTACATAAAGTTGGGGGAGTTCAAGGCGTAATGAAACTTCTTTATGAAGCGGGCTACTTGTATGGTGATTGTTTGACAGTGACCGGTAAAACAGTCGCTGAAAATCTAGCAGAAGTTTCCTCTCTTGACGAGGATCAACAGGTAATCATGCCATTTGATAATCCGAAACGCGAAGATGGCCCCTTAATTGTTTTAAAAGGAAATCTATCTCCAGAGGGTTCTGTAGCGAAAGTATCCGGTGTACAAGTCAACCGTCATACAGGACCTGCTCGTGTATTTGACACGGAAAAAGAAGCTACTGAAGCAGTGATGGATAATAAAATTAACGAGGGAGATGTGCTGGTCATTCGTTATGTGGGACCAAAAGGTGGACCAGGAATGCCTGAAATGCTGTCCATTTCCTCTATTCTAGTTGGAAAAGGTCTCGGTGAAAAGGTTGCCTTGTTAACCGATGGAAGATTCTCAGGTGGGACACATGGTTTAGTTGTCGGCCATATCGCACCTGAAGCACAAGATGGTGGGCCAATTGCATTCCTAAAAGAAGGGGATATGGTTACGATTGATTCCGATAAAAAAGAGATCTCCATGGATGTATCAGATGCAGAATTGGAAAACCGTCGTGCCTCATGGGTTGCGCCTGCCCTTTACAAAAAAGGGGTATTGGGTAAGTATGCACATAATGTGTCCAGTTCCTCAAAAGGAGCAGTCACCGATTTTAAATAA
- a CDS encoding bile acid:sodium symporter family protein, with protein sequence MKTLEKVSNFAGNTFAIWVILFASLSFFFPGGFTWIAPYISLLLGIIMFGMGLTLSLDDFKGVFQAPKSVLIAVVAQFTIMPLLALGLALTFQLPPEVAVGVILVGCCPGGTASNVMTFLAKGNTALSVSVTAVSTLLAPVLTPALTLVLASRWLPVSAGDMFLSIVQIVLIPIVLGIVVRLLFRKQVEKSVAALPLVSVVGIVGVAAAVVSTNTEAIITTGLLIFSVVVLHNVLGLLVGYLLAKLLRLDFSDQKAVSIEVGMQNSGLAAALASAHFSPVAAVPSALFSVWHNISGPILATWWGKKSEGQDLEEAKKIS encoded by the coding sequence ATGAAGACATTGGAAAAAGTCAGTAATTTTGCAGGAAATACGTTTGCGATTTGGGTCATCTTATTTGCAAGTCTTAGCTTCTTTTTCCCGGGCGGTTTTACATGGATTGCACCATACATATCGCTGCTGCTAGGGATTATCATGTTTGGAATGGGGCTTACACTTTCCTTAGACGATTTTAAAGGTGTGTTTCAAGCACCGAAAAGTGTTCTTATTGCTGTTGTGGCCCAATTTACCATTATGCCACTGCTCGCACTTGGACTTGCACTCACGTTTCAGCTTCCACCAGAAGTGGCTGTTGGCGTTATCCTTGTAGGCTGTTGTCCGGGCGGTACGGCATCAAATGTGATGACATTTTTGGCGAAAGGGAATACGGCTTTATCGGTGTCGGTGACTGCCGTATCAACATTGCTAGCACCGGTACTGACTCCGGCGCTAACCTTGGTGCTTGCAAGCAGGTGGCTGCCTGTTTCTGCAGGTGATATGTTCCTGTCCATCGTTCAAATTGTTTTGATCCCGATCGTTTTAGGAATAGTGGTTCGCCTGTTATTCCGCAAGCAAGTGGAAAAAAGTGTTGCCGCATTACCACTTGTTTCGGTTGTTGGTATTGTTGGGGTTGCTGCAGCCGTTGTATCTACGAATACCGAAGCGATTATCACGACAGGTCTGCTGATTTTCAGTGTCGTTGTATTGCATAATGTACTCGGACTCCTGGTTGGTTATTTATTAGCAAAATTACTGCGATTGGACTTTTCGGATCAAAAAGCCGTTTCCATCGAGGTAGGAATGCAAAACTCTGGCCTTGCAGCAGCACTTGCATCTGCCCATTTTTCACCGGTAGCAGCTGTTCCTAGTGCATTATTTAGTGTTTGGCATAATATTTCCGGACCTATATTGGCAACATGGTGGGGGAAAAAGAGTGAAGGTCAAGACCTGGAAGAAGCGAAAAAAATAAGTTAG
- a CDS encoding branched-chain amino acid aminotransferase, translating into MESQTIQVDHCAVRKEKPKSDQLDFGRIFTDHMFIMDYSDDLGWHDPRIEPYQQLSIDPSAMVFHYGQSVFEGMKAYLTAEDEIQLFRPEKNMQRLNNSNDRLCIPPIDEKFAIQAIKKLVSVDSDWIPEAEGTSLYIRPFIISTEPYIGVAPSLHYKFIVILSPVGAYYKEGINPIKIAVENEFVRTVKGGTGEAKTGGNYAASLKAQEIAGKKGFAQVLWLDGVEKKYIEEVGSMNIFFKINGEVITPELNGSILEGVTRNSVIQLLKYWDVPVVERKIGMEELQQAHHDGLLEEAFGAGTAAVISPISQFTWNNNDSLIKDGKTGAIAKRLYDTLTGIQYGREKDPFDWIVKVEKGSKIAH; encoded by the coding sequence ATGGAGTCACAGACAATTCAAGTGGATCATTGTGCTGTAAGGAAAGAAAAACCAAAATCAGATCAATTGGACTTCGGAAGGATTTTTACAGATCATATGTTTATTATGGATTATTCAGATGATTTAGGTTGGCATGATCCGCGTATTGAACCCTATCAGCAACTATCTATAGATCCATCAGCAATGGTATTTCATTATGGACAATCGGTATTCGAAGGCATGAAAGCATATCTCACAGCTGAAGACGAGATACAATTATTCCGTCCTGAAAAAAACATGCAACGATTAAATAATTCCAACGATCGGCTCTGTATTCCGCCGATTGATGAGAAATTTGCCATACAAGCTATAAAAAAATTAGTATCTGTAGATTCGGACTGGATTCCAGAAGCGGAAGGAACGTCGCTATATATTCGTCCATTTATCATTTCCACCGAACCTTATATTGGCGTGGCACCATCGCTCCATTATAAATTCATCGTAATCTTATCGCCTGTTGGTGCCTATTACAAAGAAGGAATCAATCCGATAAAAATTGCAGTAGAAAATGAATTCGTCCGTACGGTGAAGGGTGGAACTGGTGAAGCAAAAACCGGGGGTAACTATGCTGCTAGCCTTAAAGCCCAAGAGATTGCTGGGAAGAAAGGATTCGCTCAAGTATTATGGTTGGATGGTGTCGAAAAGAAATATATTGAAGAAGTTGGTAGTATGAATATTTTCTTTAAGATTAACGGCGAAGTCATCACACCTGAATTAAATGGCAGTATTTTAGAAGGGGTAACCAGAAATTCAGTTATCCAGTTGTTAAAATATTGGGATGTTCCTGTGGTGGAGCGAAAAATTGGAATGGAAGAATTACAGCAGGCACATCATGACGGACTCCTGGAAGAAGCATTCGGTGCAGGAACGGCAGCAGTAATCTCTCCGATTAGCCAGTTTACATGGAATAATAATGATTCTCTTATTAAGGATGGAAAAACAGGTGCAATTGCGAAGCGATTATACGATACGCTAACTGGTATTCAATATGGAAGAGAAAAAGATCCTTTTGACTGGATTGTTAAAGTAGAAAAAGGTAGCAAAATAGCCCATTAG
- the glpK gene encoding glycerol kinase GlpK, producing MSEKFILSLDQGTTSSRAILFNHDGEIVETAQREFEQFFQKPGWVEHDANEIWTSILACISEVLRKADADPSQIAGIGITNQRETTVVWDKHTGKPIYKAIVWQSRQTEYICRELDEQGYHDTIRDKTGLLIDPYFSGTKVKWILDNVEGAREKAEKGDLLFGTMDTWVVYKLSGGKTHITDYSNAARTLMFNIYDLKWDDELLDILTVPKNMLPEVRQSSEVYANTVDYHFFGHEVPIAGIAGDQQAALFGQACFEEGMVKNTYGTGNFVLMNTGEKPIQSEHGLLTTLGWGVDGKVEYALEGSIFVTGSAIQWLRDGLRIVDDAQQTEQFASKVESTDGVYMVPAFVGLGSPYWDSDARGAVFGLTRGTTKEHFIRATLESLAYQSKDVVDAMIKDSGIDLKTLRVDGGAVRNDFLMQFQSNILGVPVERPVVQETTALGAAYLAGLAVGYWKDKEEIAKQWKNEKTFTNAFDEEKRDALYDGWKKAVASTRTFK from the coding sequence ATGAGTGAAAAATTTATTTTATCATTAGATCAAGGCACAACGAGTTCAAGAGCCATCCTGTTTAATCATGATGGGGAGATTGTGGAAACAGCCCAACGGGAGTTTGAACAATTTTTCCAAAAGCCGGGTTGGGTAGAACATGATGCCAACGAGATATGGACATCTATACTTGCTTGTATTTCAGAAGTTTTACGGAAGGCGGACGCGGATCCTAGTCAAATCGCTGGAATCGGTATTACGAACCAACGAGAAACGACGGTTGTTTGGGATAAGCACACTGGAAAACCAATCTATAAAGCAATTGTATGGCAATCCCGGCAAACCGAATATATTTGCAGGGAATTAGATGAACAAGGTTATCATGACACGATTCGCGATAAGACCGGTTTGTTAATTGATCCTTATTTTTCCGGTACAAAGGTGAAGTGGATTCTTGATAACGTGGAAGGTGCAAGGGAAAAAGCGGAAAAAGGGGATCTATTATTTGGCACGATGGATACATGGGTCGTTTACAAGCTTTCTGGTGGAAAAACCCATATTACGGATTACTCCAATGCGGCCAGAACGTTAATGTTCAATATCTATGATTTGAAATGGGATGATGAATTACTCGATATTCTGACCGTTCCAAAGAACATGCTTCCAGAAGTCCGTCAATCCTCAGAGGTCTATGCCAATACGGTTGATTATCATTTCTTTGGCCACGAGGTTCCAATTGCTGGCATTGCAGGTGACCAGCAAGCGGCCTTGTTTGGCCAGGCATGTTTTGAAGAAGGAATGGTAAAAAATACGTATGGAACAGGTAATTTCGTATTAATGAATACAGGTGAAAAACCAATTCAATCTGAGCATGGCCTACTTACGACGCTAGGGTGGGGCGTAGACGGAAAGGTGGAATATGCGCTTGAAGGAAGTATTTTTGTAACAGGCTCTGCCATTCAATGGCTGCGTGATGGATTGCGAATTGTTGATGATGCCCAACAAACGGAGCAGTTTGCATCAAAAGTAGAATCTACTGATGGGGTATATATGGTTCCAGCATTTGTAGGCCTAGGCTCCCCGTACTGGGATAGTGATGCACGAGGGGCCGTGTTTGGGTTAACGCGCGGGACGACGAAAGAGCATTTTATTCGCGCAACACTCGAGTCACTCGCCTATCAATCGAAGGATGTCGTGGATGCGATGATAAAAGATTCAGGGATCGATTTAAAAACATTGCGTGTAGATGGTGGAGCTGTTAGGAATGATTTCCTTATGCAATTTCAAAGTAATATCCTTGGGGTACCAGTAGAACGTCCAGTAGTTCAGGAAACAACAGCGCTGGGAGCAGCATATCTTGCCGGTCTCGCTGTTGGTTACTGGAAAGACAAAGAAGAAATCGCCAAACAGTGGAAAAATGAAAAAACGTTTACGAACGCGTTTGATGAGGAAAAACGTGATGCGCTTTATGACGGTTGGAAGAAGGCAGTAGCGTCTACTAGAACTTTTAAATAA
- a CDS encoding MIP/aquaporin family protein, with translation MPEFLAELIGTMILVIFGGGVVAGVVLKKSKAEGTGWVLITLAWGLGVTMGVYAVGNFTGAHINPAVTLGFAITGDLSWAKVPMYMSAQVIGAFIGAVIVFLNYLPHWKETEDKIAKRDVFSTTPAIRSPFSNLVSEMIGTFVLVMGLLFIGANEFTEGLNPLIVGALIVGIGMSLGGTTGYAINPARDLGPRIAHALLPIPGKGSSDWGYAWVPIVGPLLGGAYGAVFYQAMFLGEFTVLFWILSTVVAIILVGAASSELKTDKTKADVVEENIV, from the coding sequence ATGCCCGAATTTCTAGCTGAACTAATTGGCACAATGATCCTTGTTATATTCGGTGGTGGTGTCGTTGCTGGAGTCGTCTTGAAAAAGTCTAAAGCTGAAGGTACTGGCTGGGTACTGATCACGCTTGCCTGGGGTCTAGGTGTAACGATGGGTGTATATGCAGTTGGTAATTTCACAGGTGCACACATTAACCCTGCTGTAACATTAGGCTTTGCGATTACAGGTGATCTTTCGTGGGCAAAAGTTCCAATGTATATGAGTGCCCAAGTGATTGGGGCTTTTATTGGTGCGGTTATTGTCTTCTTAAATTACCTGCCGCATTGGAAGGAAACCGAAGATAAAATTGCCAAAAGGGATGTGTTTTCAACAACGCCTGCTATTCGCAGCCCGTTTTCAAACCTGGTGAGTGAAATGATTGGTACATTCGTCCTTGTGATGGGGCTTCTGTTTATCGGTGCGAATGAATTTACAGAAGGGTTAAATCCTTTAATCGTAGGTGCTTTAATTGTTGGAATCGGGATGTCACTTGGGGGTACTACTGGATATGCAATCAATCCGGCTCGTGATCTTGGGCCACGAATTGCGCATGCCTTGCTCCCAATACCCGGAAAAGGCTCATCCGACTGGGGTTATGCTTGGGTTCCAATCGTAGGCCCCCTTCTTGGTGGTGCATATGGAGCTGTATTTTATCAAGCAATGTTTTTAGGTGAATTTACTGTATTATTCTGGATCTTAAGCACTGTAGTTGCTATTATTTTAGTAGGTGCTGCGAGTTCGGAATTGAAAACAGATAAAACAAAGGCAGATGTAGTGGAAGAAAATATTGTGTAG